Proteins encoded in a region of the Phaenicophaeus curvirostris isolate KB17595 chromosome 20, BPBGC_Pcur_1.0, whole genome shotgun sequence genome:
- the CERCAM gene encoding inactive glycosyltransferase 25 family member 3, translated as MGAAGPLCVLLLLLGSGTGTPAPRVLLALLARNAEHSLPHCLGALERLDYPAGSIALWCATDHNSDNTTAMLREWLEAVGKDYHSVAWKVQEEPSSYPDELGPKHWSDKRYENLMKLKQEALTYAREQQADYILFVDTDSILTNNQTLKFLMAQNKSVVAPMLDSQTFYSNFWCGITPQGYYRRTADYFPTKNRQRVGCFAVPMVYATFLIDLRKEETLQLAFYPPHPNYTWAFDDIIVFAYSCQAAGAEVHVCNQQRFGYINVPVKAHQTLEDERANFVHLTLEAMVDGPPMQRSSHISLLPKPLTKMGFDEIFLINLVRRPDRRQRMLASLQELEVAPRVVDAVDGSTLNSSDIKVLGVDLLPGYYDPFSGRTLTKGEVGCFLSHYNIWKEIVSRGLERSVVFEDDVRFEAAFPARLQRLMEELEGAQQDWDLIYLGRKQVNAEDEEPVEGVQNLVVAGYSYWTLAYAISHRGAQKLLAAQPLSKMLPVDEFLPIMYDKHPNEDYKRHFNPRDLLVFSAHPLLVYPTHYAGDSNWLSDTETSTIWDDDSKKTDWAGSQKTLRDSRGGAGYLRSTAHDEL; from the exons ATGGGAGCCGCGGGGCCGCTCtgtgtcctgctcctgctgctggggagcGGGACCGGGACCCCAGCCCCCCGGGTGCTGCTCGCCCTGCTCGCCCGCAACGCCGAGCACTCGCTGCCGCACTGCCTGGGAGCCCTGGAGCGCCTGGATTATCCCGCGGGGAGCATCGCGCTGTG gtgTGCGACGGACCACAACTCGGACAACACGACTGCGATGCTGCGGGAGTGGCTGGAGGCCGTGGGGAAGGATTATCACTCGGTGGCCTGGAAGGTGCAAGAGGAGCCCAG CTCCTACCCCGATGAGCTCGGACCCAAGCACTGGAGTGACAAACGCTATGAAAACCTGATGAAGCTGAAGCAGGAGGCTCTCACCTACGCCCGGGAGCAGCAGGCGGACTACATCCTG TTTGTGGACACCGACAGCATCCTGACCAACAACCAGACCCTCAAGTTTCTCATGGCACAGAACAAGTCGGTGGTGGCCCCCATGCTGGACTCGCAGACCTTCTACTCCAACTTCTGGTGTGGCATCACACCCCAG GGATACTACCGCCGCACAGCCGACTACTTCCCCACCAAGAACCGGCAGCGGGTGGGCTGCTTCGCTGTTCCCATGGTCTATGCCACCTTCCTGATCGACCTGCGGAAGGAGGAGACGTTGCAGTTGGCTTTCTACCCACCCCATCCCAACTACACCTGGGCCTTCGACGATATCATTGTCTTCGCTTACTCCTGCCAGGCAGCCG GCGCGGAGGTTCATGTGTGCAACCAGCAGCGTTTCGGTTACATCAATGTCCCTGTGAAGGCCCATCAGACGCTGGAGGACGAACGTGCCAACTTTGTGCATCTCACGCTGGAAGCCATGG TGGATGGTCCCCCCATGCAGCGCTCCAGCCAcatttccctcctccccaaGCCGCTCACAAAAATGGGGTTTGATGAA ATCTTCCTCATCAACCTGGTGCGGAGGCCAGACCGGCGCCAGCGGATGCTGGCAtcgctgcaggagctggaggtcGCCCCGCGGGTGGTGGATGCCGTGGACGGGAG CACCCTCAACAGCAGCGACATCAAGGTGCTGGGGGTGGATCTACTCCCTGGGTACTACGACCCCTTCTCCGGCCGCACGCTCACCAAGGGGGAGGTTGGCTGCTTCCTCAGCCACTACAACATCTGGAAGGAG ATCGTGTCGCGGGGGCTGGAGCGGTCGGTGGTCTTCGAAGACGATGTGCGCTTCGAGGCTGCCTTCCCGGCGCGGCTGCAGCGGCtgatggaggagctggagggggcGCAGCAGGACTGGGACCTCAT CTACCTTGGGAGGAAGCAGGTGAACGCGGAGGATGAGGAGCCTGTGGAGGGTGTGCAAAACCTGGTGGTGGCTGGGTACTCGTACTGGACACTGGCCTACGCCATCTCCCACCGTGGGGCACAGAAGCTTCTGGCTGCCCAGCCCCTCTCCAAAATGTTACCGGTGGATGAGTTCCTGCCCATCATGTACGACAAGCACCCCAA cGAGGATTACAAGCGGCACTTCAACCCCCGGGACCTGCTGGTGTTTTCAGCTCACCCCCTCCTGGTTTATCCCACCCACTACGCTGGAGACAGCAACTGGCTGAGTGACACCGAGACCTCCACCATCTGGGACGATGATTCCAAGAAGACCGACTGGGCTGGTTCGCAGAAGACCCTGAGGGACTCGAGGGGCGGTGCTGGCTACCTCCGCTCCACTGCCCACGATGAACTCTGA